A genomic region of Brevibacillus sp. JNUCC-41 contains the following coding sequences:
- a CDS encoding processed acidic surface protein: MKKLWTILVSFTLLISLFPQLAWAAPKKNFEQELTKYLKEVSLVRGFEVTKDDIETSLSFYDESIENFESIDDLKDALGEVIKADLSNLDAIYEDYNLTNESLNKLLHENGEELDDYIFIWDLDEAVYFYAEEGDFERDPNFDKEFVNYLAKVSKVRGFEVTKEDIEAALELYDFSTEEFESVEELSEFLGDVIKADLSNLDYFNKNYGLDKQALLQLLEENGENINDYIYIDDLEETVWNLTGGGIDGEVAEDLLPIFEEELGLTEEELQRLEDHLMSLEEHLSNPETVKQLEKLGNRMMAFEEFDVATELTAEQIAEMASIYEELLSIFKLKVSYSLVKSGSESPVSLLDLMKLEELKGANLKISIYSIDGKFLADLLITGDMVDSDTIINAGGQIKESAKEVQKTIEKAPVAKPVKQKISTNAKSEHQTVKGAKLPNTASDYIPNALLGLCIVLFGSLMYRKIRKA; this comes from the coding sequence ATGAAAAAACTGTGGACCATTTTAGTTTCATTTACTTTGTTAATTAGCTTATTCCCGCAATTAGCATGGGCAGCACCAAAGAAAAATTTTGAGCAAGAACTCACAAAGTATTTAAAAGAGGTAAGCCTTGTCAGGGGGTTTGAAGTGACGAAGGATGATATTGAAACGTCTCTTTCTTTTTACGATGAGAGTATTGAAAACTTTGAATCCATTGATGATCTTAAAGATGCCTTGGGCGAAGTTATTAAAGCAGATTTAAGTAATTTAGATGCCATTTATGAAGATTATAATTTAACTAATGAGAGTCTAAATAAACTATTGCATGAGAATGGCGAAGAACTAGACGATTATATCTTTATCTGGGATCTCGATGAAGCTGTTTATTTCTATGCAGAAGAGGGCGATTTTGAACGAGATCCAAACTTTGACAAAGAATTTGTCAATTATTTAGCAAAGGTTAGCAAGGTAAGAGGCTTCGAAGTAACAAAAGAAGATATCGAAGCGGCATTGGAACTCTATGATTTTAGCACGGAAGAATTCGAATCTGTCGAAGAGCTTAGCGAATTCTTAGGTGACGTCATAAAGGCAGACCTAAGCAACTTAGATTATTTTAATAAGAATTATGGATTGGATAAACAAGCGTTGCTTCAATTGTTGGAAGAAAATGGTGAAAATATTAACGATTATATTTACATAGATGATCTTGAAGAAACTGTTTGGAACCTTACTGGTGGGGGGATAGATGGTGAAGTTGCCGAAGATCTCCTTCCTATTTTCGAGGAAGAACTCGGTTTAACGGAAGAGGAACTACAACGGCTTGAAGACCACTTAATGTCTTTGGAAGAGCATCTTTCCAATCCGGAAACAGTCAAGCAACTTGAAAAATTGGGCAACCGCATGATGGCTTTCGAGGAATTTGATGTAGCAACCGAGCTTACAGCTGAACAGATAGCTGAAATGGCATCAATCTATGAAGAATTACTTTCCATCTTTAAGCTTAAGGTATCCTATTCCCTTGTGAAAAGTGGCTCGGAATCACCTGTATCCCTTTTGGATTTAATGAAACTGGAAGAACTGAAAGGTGCTAACCTGAAAATATCGATATACTCTATTGACGGAAAGTTCTTGGCTGATCTTTTAATAACAGGTGATATGGTAGACTCTGACACTATTATTAATGCAGGCGGACAAATAAAGGAATCTGCTAAAGAGGTACAAAAGACCATTGAAAAGGCACCAGTTGCTAAACCAGTAAAACAAAAAATCAGCACTAATGCTAAATCGGAACATCAAACTGTAAAAGGGGCTAAACTACCAAATACCGCTTCAGATTATATCCCTAATGCCCTTTTAGGACTATGCATTGTCTTGTTCGGGAGCTTGATGTATCGAAAAATCAGGAAAGCTTAA
- a CDS encoding class D sortase: MKQLKKRRLLLLSCTIAIILLGVWFSTSNMYKFAKGYFLYKTHTPSSQVNETVQKPPSSEPISKKTTKKKLYPVRPETGEEIGELYIPKLKAKLPIFHGTNEDELEKGVGHFAGSVLPGENDNSVLSGHRDTVFRKLGQVGEGDLLIVRTSAGEFTYKVNKVRIVDEDDRTVIVPKPRATLTVSTCYPFDYIGAAPERYILVAYLSSKKVS, translated from the coding sequence ATGAAACAATTAAAGAAAAGGCGGTTGCTTCTGCTTTCTTGCACAATTGCCATCATTTTATTAGGGGTTTGGTTTTCCACATCCAATATGTATAAGTTTGCAAAAGGTTACTTTCTTTACAAGACTCATACTCCAAGTAGCCAAGTGAATGAAACTGTACAGAAACCACCCAGCAGTGAGCCAATAAGTAAAAAAACAACAAAGAAAAAGCTATATCCTGTCCGCCCTGAAACGGGTGAAGAAATCGGGGAACTGTATATACCCAAACTAAAAGCCAAACTCCCTATTTTTCATGGCACAAATGAGGATGAATTGGAAAAAGGCGTTGGTCACTTTGCAGGAAGTGTACTACCAGGTGAAAATGACAATTCCGTTCTTTCCGGCCATAGAGATACGGTATTCCGTAAACTCGGGCAAGTTGGCGAAGGAGATTTGTTGATTGTAAGAACATCGGCAGGAGAGTTCACATACAAAGTCAACAAAGTTCGAATTGTGGATGAGGATGACCGAACCGTAATCGTACCAAAGCCACGGGCAACGCTAACCGTCAGTACCTGTTATCCCTTTGATTATATCGGGGCGGCACCTGAACGCTATATACTTGTCGCTTATTTGTCTTCAAAAAAAGTAAGTTAA
- a CDS encoding DoxX family protein: MKKIKIIYWIFTGLLVALMVLGSIPDIMSVPDAVALFNHLGYPTYLLPFIGIAKLLGVVAILIPGFPRIKEWAYAGFVFDLTGAMYSSISVGDPASGWLLFIIGYILIAGSYIYHHKILKSVSSGTLSNKDSLTI, translated from the coding sequence ATGAAAAAAATAAAAATTATATATTGGATTTTCACAGGACTTTTAGTGGCACTAATGGTTTTGGGTTCTATTCCGGATATAATGTCTGTTCCCGATGCAGTCGCTTTATTTAATCATTTAGGTTATCCTACCTACCTCCTGCCCTTTATTGGTATAGCCAAATTATTAGGTGTCGTGGCAATACTCATTCCAGGTTTTCCGAGAATTAAGGAATGGGCTTATGCCGGTTTTGTATTTGATTTGACGGGTGCTATGTATTCAAGCATATCAGTGGGCGACCCTGCCAGTGGATGGCTGCTTTTCATCATCGGATATATATTGATAGCCGGCTCTTATATTTACCATCATAAAATATTAAAATCCGTTTCATCTGGTACTTTGAGCAATAAAGATAGCTTAACAATATAA
- the xylR gene encoding transcriptional repressor XylR: protein MPIADQALVKKMNQKLILNEILKNSPISRATLSEITGLNKSTVSSQVNTLLEKDFIFEIGAGQSRGGRRPVMLVFNKNAGYSIGIDIGVDYLNGILTDLEGNIILEKASDLSSPSAGEVKEILIALIHDFIIHMPDSPYGLVGIGICVPGFVDGNQKIIFMPNLEWYIEDLQLLIQSEFNVPVFVENEANAGACGEKVFGVTKNYENIIYISINVGIGVGIIINNELYKGVNGFSGEMGHMTIDFNGPKCRCGNRGCWELYASEKALLDSFSLGEKNMLRKEIVERANKNDVAVLNALQNFGFYVSIGLTNILNTFDAQAIILRNSIIESHPIVLNTIKNEVSSRVYSHLESTCELLPSSLGRNAPALGAVSIVIEHFLNVSAS, encoded by the coding sequence ATACCGATAGCAGATCAAGCTTTAGTAAAGAAAATGAATCAAAAGTTGATATTAAATGAAATTTTAAAAAACTCACCAATCTCTAGAGCAACCCTTTCTGAGATCACGGGGTTAAATAAATCTACTGTTTCTTCCCAAGTAAATACATTACTTGAAAAAGATTTTATTTTTGAAATTGGAGCAGGACAATCTAGAGGTGGCAGAAGACCTGTGATGCTAGTTTTTAATAAAAATGCAGGCTATTCAATAGGCATCGATATAGGTGTTGATTACCTTAATGGAATTCTAACCGATTTAGAAGGCAACATTATCCTTGAAAAGGCTTCTGACTTGTCTAGTCCTTCAGCTGGTGAAGTGAAGGAAATTCTGATTGCACTTATTCATGATTTTATAATTCATATGCCCGACTCTCCTTACGGTTTGGTGGGAATAGGTATTTGTGTACCAGGTTTTGTGGATGGCAATCAAAAAATTATTTTTATGCCCAACTTGGAATGGTATATTGAAGATTTGCAACTCTTAATTCAAAGCGAGTTCAATGTACCTGTTTTTGTTGAAAATGAGGCTAATGCAGGCGCATGCGGTGAAAAAGTATTTGGGGTTACTAAAAACTATGAAAACATCATTTACATCAGTATTAACGTAGGAATTGGAGTCGGGATTATTATTAATAATGAATTATATAAAGGAGTAAATGGCTTTTCAGGAGAAATGGGTCATATGACGATAGATTTTAACGGTCCCAAATGCAGATGTGGGAACCGAGGCTGTTGGGAATTATATGCTTCAGAAAAAGCATTACTGGATTCTTTTTCTTTAGGCGAAAAGAACATGTTACGAAAAGAAATTGTTGAGCGTGCAAATAAAAATGATGTAGCCGTCTTAAATGCACTCCAGAACTTTGGCTTCTACGTCAGTATTGGCTTGACTAATATTCTCAATACATTTGACGCACAGGCTATTATTCTGAGAAATAGCATTATCGAATCTCACCCGATTGTGTTAAATACCATCAAGAATGAGGTTTCTTCTAGGGTATATTCTCATTTGGAAAGTACGTGTGAACTATTGCCCTCTTCATTAGGAAGAAATGCACCTGCATTAGGAGCTGTTTCAATTGTGATCGAACATTTTTTAAATGTTTCTGCAAGCTAA
- the xylA gene encoding xylose isomerase — protein sequence MIQTDTNKINYFESVNKVSYEGKNSKNPFAFKYYNPEEIVGGKTMKEQLRFSVAYWHTFTADGTDPFGAATMQRSWNKYDGMDLAKARVEAAFQLFEKLDVPFFAFHDRDIAPEGNTLKETNKNLDVIVSMIQEYMKTSNVKLLWNTANMFTNSRFVHGAATSCNADVFAYAAAQVKKGLETAKELGAENYVFWGGREGYETLLNTNLKLELDNLARFMHMAVDYAKEIGYTGLFLIEPKPKEPTTHQYDTDAATTISFLRQYGLDKHFKLNLEANHATLAGHTFEHELRVARVQGFLGSVDANQGDPLLGWDTDEFPTDLYSTTLAMYEILQNGGLGSGGLNFDAKVRRGSFEQEDLVYAHVAGMDAFARGLKVAHKLLEDRILENIIDERYSSFKEGIGLEIVEGRANFHTLEQYALQNTNITNKSGRQERLKAILNQYILEV from the coding sequence ATGATTCAAACTGATACTAATAAAATTAATTATTTTGAAAGCGTAAACAAAGTTTCTTATGAGGGGAAAAATTCTAAAAATCCTTTTGCTTTTAAATACTACAACCCAGAAGAAATAGTAGGCGGTAAAACAATGAAGGAACAACTACGTTTCTCTGTTGCTTACTGGCATACATTTACAGCTGATGGGACAGATCCTTTTGGTGCAGCTACGATGCAAAGATCATGGAATAAATATGATGGAATGGACTTAGCAAAAGCTAGAGTAGAGGCAGCTTTTCAACTTTTTGAAAAATTAGACGTTCCTTTCTTTGCGTTTCATGACCGAGACATCGCACCTGAAGGAAACACATTAAAAGAAACCAATAAAAATCTTGATGTAATCGTTAGCATGATTCAAGAGTATATGAAAACAAGTAACGTAAAGTTATTGTGGAACACAGCTAATATGTTTACAAATTCTCGCTTCGTTCACGGTGCAGCTACTTCTTGTAATGCAGATGTATTTGCTTATGCAGCAGCTCAAGTAAAGAAAGGGCTCGAAACGGCTAAGGAATTAGGAGCAGAAAACTATGTGTTCTGGGGCGGTCGTGAAGGTTATGAAACACTGCTCAATACAAATTTAAAGTTAGAGTTAGATAACTTGGCTAGATTTATGCATATGGCTGTAGATTATGCTAAGGAAATTGGATATACAGGTCTATTCTTAATTGAGCCAAAACCAAAGGAACCAACAACGCATCAGTATGATACCGATGCAGCTACGACCATTTCGTTCCTAAGACAATACGGGTTAGATAAACATTTTAAACTAAACCTTGAAGCTAACCATGCTACTCTAGCTGGGCATACGTTTGAACATGAATTACGCGTAGCCAGAGTTCAGGGCTTCTTAGGATCAGTGGATGCAAACCAAGGTGATCCTCTTTTAGGATGGGATACCGATGAGTTCCCAACAGATTTATATTCTACAACTTTAGCAATGTATGAGATCCTGCAAAATGGAGGATTAGGTAGTGGAGGATTAAATTTTGATGCTAAAGTACGCAGAGGTTCCTTTGAACAAGAAGATTTAGTATATGCTCATGTGGCAGGGATGGATGCGTTCGCTAGAGGTTTAAAAGTGGCTCATAAATTATTAGAAGATCGTATTCTTGAAAACATCATTGATGAACGCTACAGCAGTTTCAAAGAAGGAATTGGTCTTGAGATTGTTGAAGGAAGAGCCAACTTCCATACACTAGAGCAGTATGCATTACAAAATACAAACATTACGAATAAGTCAGGAAGACAGGAACGATTAAAAGCCATCTTAAATCAATATATTTTAGAAGTTTAA
- the xylB gene encoding xylulokinase, which produces MKYIIGIDLGTSAVKTVLVNTNGEICAEASKNYPLLHEKTGYSEQNPEEWIQQTARALNELISKSDVRPEDIEGISYSGQMHGLVLLDKNHNLLRHSILWNDTRTTAQCHQLYEMIGEKRLLEITKNQALEGFTLPKLLWVKEHEPEIFDQTAVFMLPKDYLRFKMTGFIHSEYSDAAGTLLLDVSEKKWSEEICRLVGIDISICPSLLESSDCVGTINEEFSQKSGLALSTKVFAGGADNACGAIGAGILSSGETLCSIGTSGVVLSYEEQNDRDFGGKVHYFNHGKENAFYTMGVTLSAGHSLSWFRDNFAENESFEELLADINNVPIGSNGLLFTPYLVGERTPHADATIRGSFIGMDASHKRSDFTRAVIEGITFSLNESIEIFRETGKEISSIVSIGGGAKNDSWLQIQADIFNTKIIKLSTEQGPALGAAMLAAYGCGWYNSLEECADVFISTSKTYQPKLENVPVYKQLYALYKEVYYQTKDLSKKLNQFSRK; this is translated from the coding sequence ATGAAATATATAATCGGAATTGATCTAGGAACGAGCGCTGTCAAAACTGTTTTAGTTAATACAAATGGTGAGATCTGTGCAGAAGCTTCTAAAAATTACCCTCTTCTGCATGAAAAAACAGGATATAGTGAACAAAATCCTGAGGAGTGGATTCAGCAGACTGCTCGTGCTTTAAATGAGTTAATCTCCAAATCCGATGTAAGACCAGAAGATATAGAGGGAATTAGTTATTCTGGACAAATGCACGGTCTAGTACTGTTGGATAAGAATCATAATCTTTTACGTCATTCTATTTTATGGAACGATACAAGGACGACAGCACAATGTCATCAGCTATATGAAATGATTGGAGAAAAGCGTCTTTTAGAAATAACAAAAAATCAAGCTTTGGAAGGGTTTACACTACCTAAGCTGCTATGGGTTAAAGAGCATGAGCCAGAGATATTTGATCAAACAGCTGTATTTATGTTGCCTAAAGACTATTTACGCTTCAAAATGACTGGCTTTATTCATAGTGAATATTCAGATGCTGCCGGTACATTATTGTTGGACGTGAGTGAGAAAAAATGGAGCGAAGAGATTTGCCGATTAGTGGGAATTGATATCAGCATTTGCCCATCGCTATTGGAATCTAGTGATTGCGTGGGAACAATTAATGAAGAATTCTCTCAAAAATCTGGGCTAGCATTATCGACTAAGGTATTTGCGGGTGGAGCTGATAATGCTTGTGGAGCAATTGGAGCTGGCATTCTATCATCGGGAGAAACGTTATGCAGCATCGGAACATCTGGTGTCGTACTTTCTTATGAGGAGCAAAATGATAGAGACTTTGGTGGGAAAGTGCATTATTTCAACCATGGAAAAGAAAATGCTTTTTATACGATGGGAGTTACATTATCTGCTGGCCACAGTTTAAGTTGGTTTAGAGATAATTTTGCTGAAAATGAGTCATTTGAAGAATTACTGGCTGATATAAACAATGTTCCAATTGGCTCAAATGGGCTTTTATTTACTCCATACTTAGTTGGGGAACGAACGCCACATGCAGATGCTACTATACGTGGAAGCTTTATAGGAATGGATGCTTCCCATAAAAGGAGTGATTTTACAAGGGCAGTTATTGAAGGAATTACCTTCTCATTAAATGAATCGATTGAAATTTTTCGGGAAACTGGAAAAGAAATTTCGTCTATTGTATCAATTGGCGGGGGAGCAAAAAATGATAGTTGGCTTCAGATTCAAGCAGACATTTTTAACACAAAAATTATAAAGCTATCTACTGAGCAAGGACCGGCGCTAGGGGCAGCCATGTTAGCCGCTTATGGATGTGGGTGGTACAACTCATTAGAAGAATGCGCAGATGTATTCATATCTACTTCAAAAACATATCAACCTAAATTAGAAAATGTTCCAGTGTATAAACAACTTTATGCTTTATATAAAGAGGTATATTACCAAACAAAAGACTTAAGCAAAAAGCTGAATCAATTTAGCAGAAAATAA
- a CDS encoding aldose epimerase family protein, producing the protein MKIEEGIFGEINGEVVKSYSIMNNQNIKVTCIDFGCTITRIDVPDKEGNIENIVLGFDSVEDYLHYSPYFGAVIGRVAGRVNPPSVDIEGVTYRLPENEGGTHLHGGPDGFHNVVWKSSTSESVDEASVTFTYMSPDGEAGYPGNLEVSVVYTLTNNNELIITYHGISDKNTLLNLTNHTYFNLSGNLKEDILQHELTMKSDKFLELDPSLLPTGNLIDAEHTPFDFRKGKRIIEGANSTHQQNEIVGNGYDHPFLLSENHQKEICLVNPSNGRKMIVETDEPYVVLYTGNMLEDTFRIRGIPCQKHLGLCLETQHPPNAIHNQQLPSILLEKDKDKEYHSKTRFTFSVD; encoded by the coding sequence ATGAAAATAGAAGAGGGAATATTCGGTGAAATAAATGGAGAAGTGGTAAAGTCTTATTCAATCATGAACAATCAAAACATAAAAGTAACCTGTATTGATTTTGGATGTACGATTACTAGAATCGATGTACCAGACAAAGAAGGAAATATAGAAAATATCGTGTTAGGGTTTGATTCTGTAGAAGATTATTTACATTATTCTCCTTATTTTGGTGCAGTAATCGGTCGAGTGGCAGGGAGAGTTAATCCACCAAGCGTTGATATAGAAGGGGTTACCTACCGGCTTCCTGAGAATGAAGGGGGAACTCATTTACATGGTGGACCTGATGGATTCCATAACGTGGTCTGGAAGTCTTCTACTAGTGAGAGTGTAGATGAGGCTAGTGTGACATTTACTTATATGAGTCCTGATGGAGAAGCTGGTTATCCTGGAAATCTTGAGGTAAGTGTCGTTTATACTCTCACTAATAATAATGAGCTTATAATCACCTATCATGGTATTTCAGATAAAAATACGTTATTAAATTTAACCAATCATACTTACTTTAATCTGAGTGGCAATTTAAAAGAAGATATCTTACAGCATGAATTAACTATGAAAAGTGATAAGTTTTTAGAGCTTGATCCGTCCTTACTCCCTACAGGCAATTTAATAGACGCTGAACATACACCTTTTGATTTTAGAAAAGGAAAGCGAATTATTGAAGGAGCAAATTCCACACATCAACAAAATGAAATAGTAGGAAATGGGTATGACCATCCATTCTTATTAAGTGAAAATCATCAAAAAGAAATTTGTTTGGTTAATCCTTCTAACGGACGGAAAATGATAGTGGAGACAGATGAGCCATATGTTGTTTTATATACTGGAAATATGCTAGAAGATACTTTTCGAATTAGAGGAATTCCTTGTCAAAAACATCTTGGCTTATGCCTTGAGACTCAACATCCGCCTAATGCCATTCATAATCAGCAATTACCTTCTATTTTATTAGAAAAAGATAAAGATAAAGAGTATCATTCTAAAACTCGTTTTACTTTTTCCGTCGATTAA
- the xylE gene encoding D-xylose transporter XylE — MKQKRNSLYIFSITLVAAIGGLLFGYDTAVISGAEKSLKVYFIDSLGLGSLAHGVTVSSALIGCIIGGLISGYFGSRLGRKKSLLLAAILFIVSALGAAYPEFLFFTKGEPTLSLLLAFNFYRIIGGIGVGLASAICPIYIGEIAPADIRGRLVSFNQFMIIFGMLVVYFVNWGIANGETLEWINDVGWRYMFASGAIPALLFAVLLFLVPETPRYLAIQNQNQKALAILTKINGSSEAKAILSDIKQTIAINITSEKLFTYGKLVIIVGVLLSVFQQFVGINVALYYAPRIFESMGAAKDSSMLQTIIMGLVNVIFTVIAILTVDRLGRKPLLIVGSIGMAIGMFGVASMAFSNIIGVWTLVFIIIYTASFMMSWGPICWVLISEIFPNKIRGRAVAIAVAAQWAANYFISSTYPMMMEYSGGLTYGFYGSMSVLSALFVWKMVPETKGKTLEQLENIWRRNVKKSEDSQII, encoded by the coding sequence ATGAAGCAAAAAAGAAACTCATTATATATCTTTTCTATTACCTTAGTTGCCGCAATTGGAGGGTTACTATTTGGATATGATACAGCTGTAATATCCGGAGCTGAAAAATCATTAAAGGTTTATTTTATCGATAGCTTAGGGTTAGGCTCTTTGGCACATGGCGTCACCGTATCAAGTGCTTTAATAGGATGTATTATCGGGGGATTAATATCCGGCTATTTTGGATCAAGACTAGGACGTAAAAAATCACTTTTACTTGCAGCGATTCTTTTTATAGTATCAGCATTAGGTGCTGCTTATCCTGAATTTTTATTTTTTACAAAAGGTGAACCAACACTTTCTTTATTACTAGCTTTTAACTTTTATCGAATTATCGGGGGAATTGGTGTTGGATTAGCGTCAGCTATTTGTCCAATCTATATAGGAGAAATTGCTCCGGCAGATATTCGCGGCAGATTGGTATCATTTAATCAGTTTATGATTATTTTTGGTATGTTAGTCGTTTACTTTGTAAATTGGGGTATTGCAAATGGTGAAACGTTAGAATGGATAAATGATGTAGGATGGAGATACATGTTTGCTTCAGGAGCTATACCAGCCTTACTCTTTGCTGTACTTTTGTTTTTAGTTCCTGAAACACCTCGCTATTTGGCAATACAGAATCAAAATCAAAAAGCTTTAGCAATACTTACAAAAATTAATGGATCTTCAGAAGCGAAAGCGATTCTGAGTGATATTAAACAAACGATTGCTATCAATATTACTTCGGAAAAATTATTCACATATGGAAAATTAGTTATTATTGTAGGTGTACTGCTTTCTGTATTTCAACAATTTGTAGGTATAAATGTAGCTTTATACTACGCTCCGCGTATCTTTGAAAGCATGGGAGCAGCTAAAGATTCTTCTATGCTGCAAACCATTATTATGGGATTAGTAAATGTTATCTTTACAGTCATCGCGATTTTAACAGTTGATCGATTGGGAAGAAAGCCTTTATTAATAGTAGGTTCCATAGGAATGGCAATTGGAATGTTTGGTGTAGCAAGCATGGCTTTTTCTAATATTATTGGAGTATGGACGCTTGTATTTATCATTATTTATACAGCTTCATTTATGATGTCGTGGGGTCCAATCTGCTGGGTGCTAATTTCAGAGATTTTCCCTAATAAAATTCGAGGTCGGGCTGTAGCCATTGCTGTAGCTGCACAATGGGCGGCTAACTATTTTATTTCTTCTACGTATCCTATGATGATGGAATATAGTGGCGGACTAACATACGGTTTTTATGGTTCAATGAGCGTACTATCTGCATTATTTGTATGGAAAATGGTTCCTGAAACCAAAGGAAAGACTCTTGAACAGCTGGAGAATATATGGAGAAGAAATGTCAAAAAATCAGAAGATAGTCAAATTATTTGA
- a CDS encoding DUF4083 family protein: MNIGEMLFQLVFLIFIFGLFSGVFFLVRSLVTKQPRKSESIEQKLDKIIDLLEKDKKN, translated from the coding sequence TTGAATATTGGTGAGATGTTATTTCAACTAGTTTTCCTTATTTTTATATTCGGATTATTTTCAGGTGTATTTTTTCTTGTTCGTTCTCTCGTTACTAAACAACCAAGAAAATCAGAAAGCATCGAACAAAAGCTTGATAAAATTATTGATTTACTTGAAAAGGATAAGAAAAATTAA